A DNA window from Plodia interpunctella isolate USDA-ARS_2022_Savannah chromosome 12, ilPloInte3.2, whole genome shotgun sequence contains the following coding sequences:
- the beta-Spec gene encoding spectrin beta chain isoform X11: MTTDISVSRWDPSIGHGQEIIDEFEYDGGNSSSRLFERSRIKALADERESVQKKTFQKWVNSHLVRVGCRIGDLYVDMRDGKMLIKLLEVLSGERLPRPTKGKMRIHCLENVDKALQFLREQRVHLENMGSHDIVDGNPRLNLGLIWTIILRFQIQDITIEETDNKETKSAKDALLLWCQMKTAGYNNVNVRNFTTSWRDGLAFNAIIHKHRPDLIQFEKLHRSNPIHNLNNAFNVAEDKLGLTKLLDAEDIAVDHPDEKSIITYVVTYYHYFSKLKQETVQGKRIGKVVGIAMENDKMMHEYESLTSDLLQWIEHTIEALGDRTFANSLEGVRQQLIQFANYRTVEKPPKFVEKGNLEVLLFTLQSRMRAANQKPYTPKEGRMIHDINRAWERLEKAEHERELALREELIRQEKLDQLAARFNRKAQMRETWLSENQRLVSQDNFGFDLAAVEAAAKKHEAIETDIFAYEERVQAVVGVCSELQAERYHDMERVCARRDNVLRLWAYLLELLRARRARLELSLQLQQNFQEMLYILDSMEEIKMRLLTDDYGKHLMGVEDLLQKHALVEADINVLGERVKVVVGQSQRFLEQEEGGYRPCDPAITVERIQQLENAYAELVHLAVERRKRLEDSRKLWQFYWDMADEENWIKEKEQIVSVDDIGHDLTTVYLLISKHKALEADVAAHEPQLMSVAAVGDELISQGHFGADRIQERLRDILSQWNHLLDLVSLRKNRLDAAVRYHQLFADADDIDNWMLDTLRLVSSEDTGVDEAQVQSLLKKHKDVTDELKNYANIIQQLKQQASELSPEDASSAEVRDRLAAMDARHGELAELARLRKQRLLDALSLFKLLAEADAADQWIAEKDRMLDTMLPPKDIDDVEIMKHRYDGFDKEMNANASRVAVVNQLARQLIHVEHPQAPAIQERQNRLNQAWTTLRDKAEQKKDELKAAQGVQTFHIECRETVSWIEDKKRILQQTGDLEMDLNGVMTLQRRLSGMERDLAAIQARISSLESEASAIEHTHPEEAQLIRDRIDLITDNWDQLTQMLKERDAKLEEAGDLHRFLRSVDHFQAWLTKTQTDVASEDTPSSLAEAEKLLSQHQTIKEEIDNYKDEYAKMMEYGEKITAEPSTQDDSQYMFLRERLKALREGWAELQQMWENRQQLLAQSLELQLLQRDARQAEVLLAHQELKLAKTEPPQNLEQAENLIKEHEAFLTTMEANDDKINSVVQFANRLVEERHFDADKIQRKAENIEARRNANREKALQQMEKLQDQLQLHQFLQDCDELAEWVQEKNATAQDDTYRSAKTVHSKWTRHQAFEAEIAANKERLFAVQNAAEELMKQKPEFVEVISPKMHELQDQFENLQTTTKDKGERLFDANREVLLHQTCDDIDSWMNELEKQIENTDTGTDLASVNILMQKQQMIETQMAVKARQVTELETQAEYLQKTVPDKMDEIKEKKKGVEQRFEQLKAPLLERQRHLAKKKEAFQFRRDVEDEKLWVHEKMPLANSTDYGNSLFNVQMLQKKNQSLKTETDNHEPRILTVISNGQKLIDEGHEDSPEFQRLIEELTARWRELNDAIEQRKNNLAQWEKAQQYLFDANEAEAWMSEQELYMMVEDRGKDEISAQNLMKKHEILEQAVDDYAQTIRQLGETVRQLTAEEHPLSEQISVKQSQVDKLYAGLKDLAGERRAKLDEALRLFQLSREVDDLEQWITERELVAGSQELGQDYDHVTLLWERFKEFARETQTVGSERVATAERIADQMIAMGHSDNATIAQWKEGLKETWQDLLELIETRTQMLAASRELHKYFHDCKDTLQRVNEKARGVSDELGRDAVSVGALQRKHHTFMQDLSTLQQQVEAVSAECARLGAMYAGERAAEISRREAELREAWRALTAACAARKDKLLDADDLYRFLMQVRNLTLWMDDVVRQMNTGEKPRDVSGVELLMNNHQSLKAEIDTREDTFTACISLGKELLARQHYATSDIKDKLVQLTNQRNALLRRWEERWENLQLILEVYQFARDAAVAEAWLIAQEPYLMSQELGHTIDEVESLIKKHEAFEKSAAAQEDRFSALQRLTTFEVKEMKRRQEAAEAAEREERERLEAEAAAAAAAARDQVDRAEQEQPQAVSEEEGASPASEDEGVEGTLVRKHEWESAAKRASNRSWDKVYVVAKDGRMSFYKDQKAYKAAPEQPWRGEPPLDLNGAVVEVAANYTKKKHVFRLRLGSGAEWLLQAHDETEMSWWLDALRARAAAPAPRSHTLPAPAPAQTEPKRRSFFTLKKKSVSPFTFLFAP, encoded by the exons ATGACGACCGACATATCGGTGTCCCGCTGGGACCCCTCCATCGGTCATGGTCAGGAGATCATCGACGAGTTCGAGTACGATGGCGGCAACTCGTCTTCGAGGCTATTCGAACGATCGCGCATCAAAGCGCTAGCAG ACGAACGAGAAAGTGTACAGAAGAAAACCTTCCAGAAATGGGTGAATTCACATTTGGTGCGCGTGGGGTGCCGTATCGGGGATTTGTACGTGGACATGAGGGACGGCAAGATGCTGATCAAATTGCTGGAAGTTCTCTCCGGGGAGAGACTA CCCCGGCCGACGAAAGGCAAGATGCGTATCCACTGCCTGGAGAATGTAGACAAAGCACTGCAGTTCCTGCGGGAACAGCGCGTGCACCTTGAGAACATGGGCTCCCACGATATAGTGGACGGCAACCCTAGGCTCAACCTCGGCCTCATCTGGACCATCATCCTCAGGTTCCAG ATTCAAGACATCACGATCGAGGAGACAGACAACAAAGAGACGAAGTCCGCCAAAGACGCCCTGCTGTTATGGTGTCAAATGAAGACGGCAGGTTACAACAACGTGAACGTGCGCAACTTCACGACTTCTTGGCGCGACGGGTTGGCATTCAACGCCATCATACACAAGCACAGACCTGACTTGATCCAGTTCGAGAAACTACACAGAAGCAATCCTATACATAATCTAAATAATGCATTCAATGTGGCTGAAGACAAACTTGGGCTCACCAAGCTTTTGGATGCTGAAG ACATCGCAGTGGACCATCCGGACGAAAAGTCGATCATTACATACGTGGTGACGTACTACCACTACTTCAGCAAGCTGAAGCAGGAGACTGTCCAGGGTAAGAGGATCGGCAAGGTGGTCGGCATCGCCATGGAGAACGACAAGATGATGCATGAGTACGAGTCGTTGACCAG CGACCTGCTGCAATGGATTGAGCATACGATCGAGGCTCTCGGAGACAGGACCTTCGCTAACTCATTGGAAGGTGTCAGGCAGCAGCTTATACAGTTCGCCAACTACCGTACTGTCGAGAAGCCGCCCAA GTTCGTGGAGAAAGGCAACTTGGAAGTGCTCCTCTTCACGCTGCAGTCGCGCATGCGCGCCGCCAACCAGAAGCCCTACACCCCGAAAGAAGGCCGCATGATCCACGACATCAACCGCGCTTGGGAGCGTCTGGAGAAGGCGGAGCACGAGCGGGAGCTGGCGCTGCGAGAGGAGCTCATCCGGCAGGAGAAGCTGGACCAGCTGGCTGCCAG attcAACCGCAAAGCCCAGATGCGCGAGACCTGGCTCTCAGAGAACCAGCGGCTGGTCAGCCAGGACAACTTCGGCTTCGACCTCGCCGCGGTGGAGGCGGCCGCCAAGAAACACGAGGCCATCGAGACCGACATCTTTGCCTACGAGGAGCGCGTGCAAGCCGTTGTGGGCGTCTGCTCAGAGCTGCAAGCTGAGAG GTATCACGACATGGAGCGCGTGTGCGCCCGGCGCGACAACGTGCTGCGGCTGTGGGCCTATCTGCTGGAGctgctgcgcgcgcgccgcgcccGCCTCGAGCTGTCGCTGCAGCTGCAGCAGAACTTCCAG GAAATGCTATACATCCTGGACTCGATGGAGGAGATCAAGATGCGTCTACTGACAGACGACTACGGCAAGCATCTGATGGGCGTCGAGGATCTGCTGCAGAAACACGCGCTTGTCGAGGCTGACATCAATGTGCTCGGAGAGAGGGTCAAG GTGGTTGTTGGCCAATCACAGCGCTTCCTGGAACAAGAAGAGGGCGGCTATCGACCTTGCGACCCCGCCATCACTGTGGAGCGCATCCAACAGCTGGAGAACGCGTACGCCGAACTGGTCCATCTCGCCGTCGAACGCAG GAAGCGGCTGGAAGACAGCCGCAAGTTGTGGCAGTTCTACTGGGACATGGCGGACGAGGAGAACTGGATCAAGGAGAAGGAGCAGATCGTCTCCGTGGACGACATCGGGCATGATCTTACTACTG TGTACTTGCTAATCTCGAAGCACAAGGCGCTGGAAGCGGACGTGGCGGCGCACGAGCCGCAGCTGATGAGCGTGGCCGCGGTGGGCGACGAGCTCATCTCGCAGGGGCACTTCGGAGCTGATAGGATACAG GAGCGTCTCCGCGACATCCTGTCGCAATGGAACCACCTGCTGGACCTGGTGTCGCTGCGCAAGAACCGCCTGGACGCGGCCGTGCGCTACCACCAGCTGTTCGCGGACGCCGACGACATCGACAACTGGATGCTGGACACGCTCAG actaGTGTCCTCAGAAGACACAGGCGTGGACGAAGCCCAAGTTCAGAGCCTGCTGAAGAAACACAAGGATGTGACCGACGAACTCAAGAACTACGCCAACATCATCCAACAACTCAAACAACAg GCCAGCGAGTTAAGTCCAGAAGATGCGTCAAGCGCAGAAGTCCGCGACCGCTTGGCCGCCATGGACGCGCGCCACGGAGAGCTGGCCGAGTTGGCCAGGCTCCGCAAGCAGCGGCTGCTGGACGCTCTGTCGCTGTTCAAACTGTTGGCCGAGGCCGATGCGGCCGACCAATGGATCGCCGAGAAAGACCGAATGCTGGACACCATGCTGCCGCCTAAGGATATCGATGACGTCGAAATCATGAAGCACAG ATACGACGGATTCGATAAGGAGATGAACGCGAACGCATCACGAGTGGCCGTCGTTAACCAGCTGGCCCGGCAGCTGATCCACGTGGAGCACCCGCAGGCGCCCGCCATACAGGAGCGACAGAACAGGCTCAACCAGGCCTGGACCACACTCAGGGACAAG GCGGAACAAAAGAAGGACGAGCTGAAGGCAGCCCAGGGCGTGCAGACGTTCCACATCGAGTGCCGCGAGACTGTCTCCTGGATCGAGGACAAGAAGCGCATCCTGCAACAAACTGGCGACTTGGAGATGGACCTCAACg GTGTTATGACACTCCAGCGCCGCCTATCGGGCATGGAGCGCGACCTAGCGGCCATCCAAGCTCGTATCTCGTCTCTGGAGAGCGAGGCGAGTGCCATCGAACACACGCACCCGGAGGAAGCGCAGCTCATCCGCGACCGCATCGACCTCATCACCGACAACTGGGACCAGCTCACTCAGATG CTCAAAGAACGCGACGCGAAACTGGAAGAAGCAGGGGATTTGCATCGCTTCCTGCGCTCCGTCGACCACTTCCAGGCTTGGCTCACTAAGACACAAACCGACGTGGCTTCAGAAG ACACGCCGTCAAGCCTGGCCGAAGCGGAGAAACTCCTGTCGCAGCACCAGACCATCAAGGAGGAGATCGACAACTACAAGGACGAGTACGCCAAGATGATGGAGTATGGAGAGAAGATCACTGCG GAGCCGTCGACGCAAGACGACTCACAGTACATGTTCCTGCGCGAGCGGCTGAAGGCCCTACGCGAAGGCTGGGCCGAGCTGCAGCAGATGTGGGAGAACCGGCAGCAGCTGCTGGCGCAGAGCTTGGAGCTGCAGCTGCTGCAGCGCGACGCTCGCCAGGCCGAGGTGCTGCTGGCGCACCAGGAGCTCAA ACTGGCAAAGACCGAGCCACCACAAAACTTGGAGCAGGCTGAGAACCTCATCAAAGAACATGAAGCCTTCCTCACGACAATGGAAGCCAACGACGACAAGATCAACTCAGTCGTCCAATTCGCCAACCGTTTGGTCGAGGAACGCCACTTCGATGCCGATAAGATCCAACGTAAGGCTGAAAATATCGAGGCCAGACGCAACGCTAACCGCGAAAAGGCTCTACAACAGATGGAGAAGCTCCAAGACCAGTTGCAGCTTCATCAGTTCTTGCAAGACTGTGATGAGCTCGCAGAGTGGGTTCAAGAAAAGAACGCCACTGCCCAAGACGACACCTACCGCTCGGCGAAGACGGTTCATTCAAAATGGACCCGCCATCAGGCATTCGAAGCAGAAATTGCGGCGAATAAGGAACGCCTATTCGCTGTACAGAACGCCGCTGAAGAATTGATGAAGCAAAAACCGGAATTCGTTGAAGTTATTTCCCCCAAAATGCACGAATTACAAGACCAATTCGAGAACCTGCAGACTACCACAAAGGACAAAGGCGAGAGATTATTCGATGCTAATCGCGAGGTGCTTTTACACCAGACTTGCGACGATATCGATTCATGGATGAATGAGCTCGAGAAGCAGATCGAGAACACAGACACTGGCACTGATCTAGCATCTGTAAACATTCTTATGCAGAAGCAACAGATGATTGAGACTCAGATGGCCGTCAAAGCCAGGCAAGTGACCGAACTTGAAACCCAAGCGGAGTATTTGCAGAAGACGGTGCCCGACAAGATGGACGAGATAAAGGAGAAGAAGAAGGGTGTGGAGCAGAGATTCGAGCAGCTCAAAGCGCCTTTGTTGGAACGCCAGCGCCATCTGGCTAAGAAGAAGGAAGCCTTCCAGTTCCGCCGTGATGTCGAGGACGAGAAACTGTGGGTCCACGAGAAGATGCCTTTAGCTAACAGCACTGACTACGGCAACTCTCTATTCAATGTGCAGATGTTGCAGAAGAAGAACCAGTCGTTGAAGACGGAGACTGACAACCACGAGCCGAGGATTCTGACCGTCATCTCCAATGGCCAGAAGCTGATTGACGAGGGACATGAGGATTCGCCCGAGTTCCAAAGGCTTATTGAAGAACTTACCGCGAGGTGGCGAGAACTtaatg ATGCCATCGAACAACGCAAGAACAACTTGGCCCAATGGGAGAAGGCTCAACAATACCTGTTCGACGCGAACGAAGCGGAAGCCTGGATGAGCGAACAAGAACTATACATGATGGTGGAAGACAGAGGCAAGGACGAGATTTCTGCACAGAACTTGATGAAGAAGCACGAGATTCTGGAGCAGGCTGTCGACGACTATGCCCAGACTATCCGCCAGTTAGGAGAAACCGTCAGGCAGTTGACTGCAGAAGAACATCCTTTgag CGAACAAATCTCCGTGAAGCAATCCCAAGTGGACAAACTGTACGCCGGCCTCAAGGACCTGGCCGGCGAGCGGCGCGCGAAGCTGGACGAGGCCCTGCGGCTGTTCCAGCTGTCGCGCGAGGTCGACGACCTCGAGCAGTGGATCACTGAGCGGGAACTCGTCGCCGGCTCTCAGGAGTTGGGCCAGGATTATGACCACGTCACT CTGCTATGGGAAAGGTTCAAGGAGTTTGCTCGAGAAACTCAAACTGTGGGGTCCGAACGTGTTGCCACAGCAGAGCGGATCGCGGACCAGATGATCGCTATGGGCCACTCGGACAACGCAACCATCGCGCAGTGGAAGGAGGGGCTCAAGGAGACCTGGCAGGACCTGCTGGAGCTCATCGAGACCAGGACTCAG atgttGGCCGCTTCCCGCGAGCTCCACAAGTACTTCCACGACTGCAAGGACACCCTGCAGCGTGTGAACGAGAAGGCGAGAGGCGTCAGCGACGAACTCGGACGCGACGCCGTCAGCGTCGGCGCACTGCAGCGGAAACACCACACATTCATGCag GATTTGAGCACTCTCCAACAACAAGTGGAGGCCGTAAGCGCAGAATGCGCCCGCCTGGGGGCTATGTACGCGGGCGAGCGTGCGGCCGAGATCTCCCGAAGAGAGGCGGAACTACGCGAAGCGTGGCGGGCGCTCACCGCCGCCTGCGCAGCCAGGAAGGACAAGCTGCTGGACGCCGACGACCTCTACAGGTTCTTGATGCAAGTCAGGAATCTCACGCTATGGATGGACGACGTTGTGAGGCAGATGAACACTGGGGAGAAACCGAG AGATGTGAGCGGCGTAGAACTGCTAATGAACAACCACCAATCCCTCAAAGCCGAGATCGACACTCGCGAAGACACCTTCACAGCTTGTATCTCATTAGGGAAGGAGCTGTTAGCACGTCAACATTATGCTACGTCCGATATCAAGGATAAGCTGGTGCAGCTTACCAACCAGCGCAACGCCTTGCTGAGACGCTGGGAAGAACGCTGGGAGAACTTGCAGCTCA TTTTGGAGGTGTACCAATTCGCCCGCGACGCGGCCGTCGCCGAGGCGTGGCTGATCGCACAGGAGCCATATCTGATGTCGCAAGAACTGGGACACACTATAGACGAGGTGGAGTCCCTCATCAAGAAACACGAGGCTTTCGAGAAGTCCGCCGCTGCGCAAGAGGACCGCTTCAGTGCTCTGCAGAGACTCACCACG TTCGAAGTGAAAGAAATGAAGCGTCGCCAAGAAGCAGCTGAAGCGGCTGAACGCGAAGAGCGCGAGCGGCTGGAAGCGGAGGCGGCGGCCGCTGCAGCCGCTGCGCGGGACCAGGTCGACCGCGCCGAGCAGGAGCAGCCGCAGG CTGTCTCCGAGGAAG